DNA sequence from the Acidisarcina polymorpha genome:
CACAAAGTTTCCGGACAGGTCCCTTGTCACTTCCGACCAGACCACCTCATAGCTTCGTGGTGACTCTTGCACGATTGACTCCACTGAGATATCCACCGTCTGCTTCTTCAAGAGCTCAAACGGTGAAGTCTTCGAAAAGAAATCGGTGATCGCTCCGGAGGCGGCCGAAGACTGCCCAGTGTGCGCGTACACATCATCGATCAGACGACGTTGCGCCACCGGATCAGCCACAACCGTCCGCAGGTCTGTCACCCACCTCGCCACGACAGCTTCCTGCAAGCGCACATCCTTGACCGCAACTTGTTTGGCCGGCATAACGGGAACCGAGCGCCCCACTTCGTCCAAAGCAACCACATACGGCACTGTATTCGAGCGGTAGCCAATCGCCACCATCCCAACGACGCAGAAGAACGTCGTTCCCATCGAAAGAAAAGCTGCCAGCCTCCAGTTGTTCCTGCTCTTGATTTGGTCGCCAAAGCGCTCATCCCATTCCTGGCGGGCGCGAATGTATGGTGTCAAAACCCTCGTCGTCTCGTTTGCCACTCTTTACTCCTCTCTCTCAATCTGAATTCTCGGAGACGAAACGTGCCCGCTCCCATCGTCCGGAATTTGGATATCGGCTTTGTTCCCTGCAGGAGTCCCTGAACTGCTCGAGGATGAACCTCCTCCCGACTCCGCGCGCGCGGGAGGTGCTGGCGGCGCTGAAACTGCCGCCTCACCGCCATCGACGGATGTCAGTGGCGGAGCCGGGACACTCCCGCCGGACGCGCCCGCAGAATCTGCCGTCGCCGCCGCTCCAGAGGCAGCGCTCCCAGAAACAGAAGAGGAGACCCCCGCCTCAGCCGCCATTCCTGCCGTCTCTGTCGCCGCCATCGCTCCCTCGACGACGGCCCCCGCACCTCCTGTCGCTACTGCCGCGGCCACGGTCGCGGCCCCTAACGCAGCTCCCTTCCCAATTTCAGCGCCGATCCCGACCAGATCGGCCGCTCCCGTTCCCAATGTGCCCGACGCTATAGAACCCGCCATCTTCGGGATCATCCAGGACGCGAACGCGAACAACAGCATCGACATCAGCGTAGGGAATATCTGCGTAATGGGCTGCGCCCCGGAGTAGCCGTTCATCGCCGCGACCCAGTTTCCCGAAATGGTCGTGTACACGCCCAGCATTAGGTAGATCAGCATCAGCCGAACTCCGGTGCTCACCGCGAGTGACACGTACCTTTCAAAGTAGGGCGCAGTCCATCGGCTGCCCCCGAACCCGAGGAATATGTACCCGGCGCTCATCACAATCACCGCTTCGAGCTTCGTCACGACATAATGCAGCGTGATAATGACGTAGGACAGAAGAATAATGCAGGCCGCAAGAACGGTAGTCAGAGCCCCGAGTGGCTGGGTGACCAAATTCACCGCACTGATCTGCGCGAATAATTTCGCGACCAGGTTGATGCCCTGGGCCATAATGTCTGAAGGATTTTGGACAAGCGATACTCCCGCCGAGTTTGCGCCCAGCTCAGCGAAACTATTCACAATAGCCGGGATCCACACCTGCCCATTAATCAAAACCGCGTAGAAAAAGGAGATCACCAGGAGCTTCTTGATAAGGCTCAAGAACAATCCCATGAAATCCCCCTCGCGCAAAAAAGATGGCGCGGACCAGGCGAAGTCGAGAGAAGC
Encoded proteins:
- a CDS encoding VirB8/TrbF family protein produces the protein MANETTRVLTPYIRARQEWDERFGDQIKSRNNWRLAAFLSMGTTFFCVVGMVAIGYRSNTVPYVVALDEVGRSVPVMPAKQVAVKDVRLQEAVVARWVTDLRTVVADPVAQRRLIDDVYAHTGQSSAASGAITDFFSKTSPFELLKKQTVDISVESIVQESPRSYEVVWSEVTRDLSGNFVASRKFRAFVTVVTQEVTDARQALVNPLGLYVTNLTLGEVVSPNAGSSAGTGHDNYANGGSR
- the trbL gene encoding P-type conjugative transfer protein TrbL, whose protein sequence is MGKRALFWGVCLAMVWTASAHAQSQVDIGTTFGEIQNAANAWIPTMVREASFLFYALASLDFAWSAPSFLREGDFMGLFLSLIKKLLVISFFYAVLINGQVWIPAIVNSFAELGANSAGVSLVQNPSDIMAQGINLVAKLFAQISAVNLVTQPLGALTTVLAACIILLSYVIITLHYVVTKLEAVIVMSAGYIFLGFGGSRWTAPYFERYVSLAVSTGVRLMLIYLMLGVYTTISGNWVAAMNGYSGAQPITQIFPTLMSMLLFAFASWMIPKMAGSIASGTLGTGAADLVGIGAEIGKGAALGAATVAAAVATGGAGAVVEGAMAATETAGMAAEAGVSSSVSGSAASGAAATADSAGASGGSVPAPPLTSVDGGEAAVSAPPAPPARAESGGGSSSSSSGTPAGNKADIQIPDDGSGHVSSPRIQIEREE